Proteins from a genomic interval of Siniperca chuatsi isolate FFG_IHB_CAS linkage group LG10, ASM2008510v1, whole genome shotgun sequence:
- the LOC122882605 gene encoding cryptochrome-1-like yields the protein MAPNSIHWFRKGLRLHDNPALREAVRGAGTVRCVYFLDPWFAGSSSVGVNRWRFLLQCLEDLDANLRKLNSRLFVIRGQPANVFPRLFKEWKISRLTFEYDSEPFGKERDAAIKKLAMEAGVEVIIKISHTLYDLDKIIELNGGQPPLTYKRFQTLISRLDPPEMPVESLSDTLMGRCVTPISEDHGDKYGVPSLEELGFDIEGLPSAVWPGGETEALTRIERHLERKAWVANFERPRMNANSLLASPTGLSPYLRFGCLSCRLFYFKLTDLYRKVKKNSSPPLSLYGQLLWREFFYTAATNNPRFDKMEGNPICVRIPWDKNPEALAKWAEAKTGFPWIDAIMTQLRQEGWIHHLARHAVACFLTRGDLWISWEEGMKVFEELLLDADWSVNAGSWMWLSCSSFFQQFFHCYCPVGFGRRTDPNGDFIRRYLPILRGFPAKYIYDPWNAPESVQAAAKCIIGVHYPKPMVHHAEASRLNIERMKQIYQQLSRYRGLGLLASVPSTNGNGNGGMMAYSPGEQQPGTNNNSHLPGVSGSSVAAGNGSGSILLNFDNEEQTRPSSAGQQQQRLQPLPQQQQHGYHSVPDASQTITSGRLYHEFAVPQHPGLLHTRGSITGKRERESEREGSGEKDPASCSVHKMQRQSAETT from the exons ATGGCCCCTAATTCCATCCACTGGTTCCGAAAGGGCCTTCGTCTCCATGACAACCCAGCGCTACGGGAAGCGGTCAGAGGGGCAGGCACAGTGCGCTGTGTTTACTTCCTGGACCCCTGGTTCGCAGGCTCCTCCAGCGTCGGGGTCAACAGGTGGCG GTTTCTCCTCCAGTGTTTGGAGGACCTGGACGCCAACCTTCGGAAGCTCAACTCCCGCCTTTTTGTCATCAGGGGCCAACCAGCCAACGTGTTCCCACGGCTCTTTAAG gaGTGGAAGATCTCCCGGCTGACCTTTGAGTATGATTCTGAGCCTTTCGGCAAGGAGAGAGACGCTGCCATCAAGAAGCTGGCCATGGAGGCAGGCGTGGAGGTCATCATCAAGATATCACACACCCTCTACGACCTGGACAA GATCATAGAGCTGAATGGCGGGCAGCCTCCTCTCACCTACAAGCGTTTCCAGACCCTGATCAGTCGGCTGGATCCTCCTGAGATGCCCGTGGAGTCGCTGTCAGACACCCTGATGGGTCGCTGTGTCACCCCCATCTCCGAGGACCACGGAGACAAATACGGGGTCCCGTCCCTGGAGGAGCTGg GCTTTGACATCGAGGGCCTGCCTTCAGCCGTGTGGCCGGGAGGAGAGACTGAGGCTCTGACAAGGATAGAGCGCCATCTGGAGAGAAAA GCGTGGGTGGCAAATTTCGAGCGTCCCAGGATGAACGCCAACTCGCTGCTGGCCAGCCCAACAGGCCTGAGCCCCTACCTGCGCTTTGGCTGCCTCTCCTGTCGCCTTTTCTACTTCAAGCTCACAGACCTCTACCGCAAG GTGAAAAAGAACAGCTCCCCTCCACTCTCTCTGTATGGTCAGTTACTATGGCGGGAGTTCTTCTACACCGCGGCGACCAACAACCCGCGCTTCGACAAGATGGAGGGGAACCCCATCTGCGTCCGCATCCCCTGGGACAAAAATCCTGAGGCCCTTGCCAAATGGGCCGAGGCCAAGACAGGTTTCCCCTGGATAGACGCCATCATGACTCAGCTGAGGCAGGAGGGCTGGATCCATCACCTGGCCAGGCATGCAGTGGCCTGCTTCCTCACCAGAGGGGACCTGTGGATCAGCTGGGAGGAAGGGATGAAG gtCTTTGAAGAGTTGCTTCTAGATGCAGACTGGAGCGTGAACGCAGGCAGCTGGATGTGGCTGTCCTGCAGTTCGTTTTTCCAGCAGTTTTTCCACTGCTACTGCCCCGTGGGCTTCGGACGCCGCACCGACCCCAACGGGGACTTCATCAG aCGATACTTACCTATCCTCCGAGGTTTCCCTGCTAAGTACATCTATGACCCGTGGAACGCTCCGGAGTCCGTACAGGCGGCCGCAAAGTGCATAATCGGAGTCCATTACCCGAAGCCCATGGTGCATCACGCAGAGGCAAGCCGGCTCAACATTGAGAGGATGAAGCAGATCTACCAGCAACTTAGCCGATACAGGGGACTGG gCCTGCTGGCATCAGTGCCGTCAACCAACGGAAATGGAAACGGAGGAATGATGGCCTACTCTCCCGGGGAGCAGCAGCCAGGGACCAACAACAATTCACATT TGCCTGGAGTGTCAGGGAGCTCCGTTGCAGCGGGTAACGGCAGCGGAAGCATCCTACTCAACTTTGACAATGAAGAACAGACCAGGCCTAGCAGTGCTGGGCAACAGCAACAACGACTGCAACCGCtcccacaacaacaacagcatg GATACCACTCAGTGCCAGACGCCAGCCAGACCATCACCAGCGGCCGACTCTACCACGAGTTTGCTGTGCCTCAACACCCAg GACTCCTGCACACCAGAGGCAGTATCACAGGAAAGCGGGAGCGCGAGTCGGAACGTGAAGGGTCGGGGGAGAAAGACCCGGCGTCCTGCTCCGTGCACAAGATGCAGAGGCAGAGTGCAGAG ACTACCTAA